From Mytilus galloprovincialis chromosome 9, xbMytGall1.hap1.1, whole genome shotgun sequence, the proteins below share one genomic window:
- the LOC143046776 gene encoding uncharacterized protein LOC143046776 — protein MKMCNLGRKKTCQWIFFSIFVILEVVDLVSDWRFYIEMSKQERGIVFGPIDKRLLSATLAFCFVGICTCLVEIVDDFLEISNPKKSFNVIYLSAIVLWIEELPQIGISAWIAGCREEGPSLIQLTKASVLIVGCIVRIIMAMIKICSKKVLEERLCVFCSTALVYGSILALFLAIAILAFKNVDDEWNFKFKVPTELETSGVDPSRYFENAGIYINGMELQAEYTNSNLNNAWLKMVNLTFLMNNPSQLQKIKFEREEKLKILIQTFVPWNNDSDFRKVNTECYFETKNLSLSQVNESDCLNLNNTADVEEIWIHFRFLPQTCYRLIGDVQYNACRRTSQNCSENLKKCAELNLKYFSIESGENYQYHLKPTNDTSIFDFFGSDNLTPTNEAWKTGLVRCQSSGFEAPNLDNNIEVRCLN, from the coding sequence ATGAAGATGTGTAATTTAGGACGAAAAAAAACCTGTCAATggattttcttttctatttttgtaatattaGAAGTTGTAGACTTAGTCAGTGACTGGAGGTTTTACATAGAGATGAGTAAACAAGAAAGAGGAATAGTGTTTGGACCAATTGACAAAAGGTTATTATCTGCTACACTGGCCTTTTGTTTTGTTGGCATTTGCACATGCTTAGTCGAAATTGTGGATGATTTTCTAGAAATAAGCAATCCCAAAAAATCTTTTAACGTTATTTACCTTTCTGCAATAGTACTCTGGATTGAAGAATTACCACAGATTGGCATCAGTGCATGGATTGCAGGTTGTCGAGAGGAAGGTCCAAGCTTGATTCAGTTAACAAAAGCTTCTGTATTAATAGTTGGGTGCATAGTGCGAATAATCATGGCTATGATAAAAATCTGTTCAAAGAAGGTTTTAGAAGAAAGATTATGTGTATTTTGTTCTACTGCATTAGTATATGGATCAATCTTGGCTCTCTTTCTTGCAATAGCTATTCTTGCTTTCAAAAATGTCGACGATGAATGGAATTTTAAATTCAAAGTACCAACTGAACTTGAAACTAGTGGAGTTGACCCTTCCAGGTATTTTGAAAATGCGGGAATATATATAAATGGGATGGAACTACAAGCGGAGTATACAAATTCAAATCTAAATAACGCATGGTTGAAAATGGTAAACCTAACATTTTTAATGAATAATCCATCTCagttgcaaaaaataaaatttgagagagaagaaaaattgaagatattaattCAAACCTTCGTTCCTTGGAATAATGATTCTGATTTCCGAAAGGTTAACACTGAATGCTACTTCGAAACTAAAAACCTTTCACTTAGTCAAGTCAACGAATCAGATTGTTTAAATCTAAACAATACTGCAGATGTAGAAGAAATATGGATACATTTCAGGTTTCTTCCACAAACATGTTATCGTCTGATTGGAGATGTACAATATAACGCTTGTCGCAGAACATCCCAGAATTGTTCTGAAAACCTAAAAAAATGTGCTGaacttaatttgaaatatttttctattGAATCTGGGGAGAATTATCAATATCATTTAAAACCAACGAATGATACTtctatctttgatttttttggatCAGACAATCTAACCCCAACGAATGAAGCATGGAAAACAGGTTTGGTTCGCTGTCAAAGTTCTGGATTCGAAGCGCCGAATTTGGATAATAACATTGAAGTGAGATGTCTTAATTAA